The Candidatus Margulisiibacteriota bacterium genomic sequence GTCTTTTACCGGCTTCACCTTTTTCACTATATTCATCCTCTTTGCGTCTATGTTTTTCAGAAGAATAATTGGCAATCATGGAATCCATATTGCCGGCTGTAATCCCAAAAAAAAGGTTAGGTTTGCCGCAGACAAAAAAGTCTTCATCCTTATGCCAGTCTGGTTGAGGGATAATGGCCACTTTGAAGCCATTTGCTTCCAGAAAACGGCCAATAAGTGCCGGGCCGAATGACGGATGGTCAATATAAGCGTCTCCGCTTATAATGATTATATCGACGCTTTCCCAACTTTTTTCTGCCATTTCCTGTCTATTGGTGGGTAGAAAATCGAAGCTCATATTGAATATTAACACTTAATAGTGTATCATGTAAAATGTTTGTGGGTGCGCATTAGTTGTTTCTGGACTGCCTTAGAGAACTTCCGGAATGTGCTAATGTAAGAGAGTCCTACAAAAAAATTTTTAGGAGGTATCGTGTATTATGGGAAAAAAATTATATGTAGGAGGTATATCTTACAGTTCAACTGAAGATAGCCTGAAGGAAGCTTTTACTAAAGCAGGTACAGTAGAATCAGCTGTTATAATAACAGATAAAGTATCTGGAAAGTCAAAAGGTTTCGGTTTCGTAGAAATGAAAACCGATGAAGAAGCTACTAAAGCCATTGAAGTGTTAAACGGAACAGAACTTGATGGCCGTAATATCAGTGTAGCAGAGGCCAGACCACCCCAGAAAAAGGAATTCGGTGGTCCGAGAGGCGGAGACAG encodes the following:
- a CDS encoding RNA-binding protein, with the protein product MGKKLYVGGISYSSTEDSLKEAFTKAGTVESAVIITDKVSGKSKGFGFVEMKTDEEATKAIEVLNGTELDGRNISVAEARPPQKKEFGGPRGGDSRGGFNRDRGQGGFRRDR